A section of the Umboniibacter marinipuniceus genome encodes:
- the truA gene encoding tRNA pseudouridine(38-40) synthase TruA — protein MNKPFVKDTNRRYAIAEGEARLALCVEYDGRNFNGYQIQRGRADRTVQGQLELALSSIANHPVNSHCTGRTDTGVHATRQIVHFDTPADRPLKAWVEGVNNQLPEDVAVRWATPVDDRFHARHSALSRTYRYLISNAATRPTHTAGLATWARRPLNLEAMNEACQALIGEQDFSAFRGAGCQSVSPMRNVTAAKFSNEGPFIVFEVTANAFLLHMVRNFVGSLMAVGFGQREPAWIGELIALKDRNKAGVTAKPEGLYLVDVEYPSWVSLPRGPIGPFHLR, from the coding sequence GTGAACAAGCCCTTTGTAAAAGATACTAATCGTCGCTACGCCATCGCAGAGGGTGAGGCACGTTTAGCCTTGTGTGTTGAATACGACGGTAGGAATTTTAACGGCTATCAGATTCAGCGTGGTAGAGCCGATCGGACCGTCCAAGGTCAGCTTGAGCTGGCCCTGTCATCCATTGCGAACCACCCGGTAAATTCTCATTGCACCGGCCGCACAGATACCGGGGTTCACGCTACGCGGCAAATTGTTCATTTCGACACTCCCGCAGATCGCCCGCTCAAGGCTTGGGTGGAAGGTGTAAATAATCAGCTACCCGAGGATGTAGCGGTGCGCTGGGCAACGCCAGTGGATGATCGTTTTCATGCCCGCCATAGTGCCCTCTCTCGTACCTATCGTTATTTAATCAGCAATGCCGCGACGCGGCCGACGCACACGGCTGGTTTGGCTACTTGGGCTCGGCGTCCTCTCAATCTTGAAGCAATGAATGAAGCCTGTCAGGCGCTGATTGGTGAGCAGGACTTCAGCGCGTTCCGTGGCGCCGGTTGTCAGTCAGTTAGCCCAATGAGGAATGTGACCGCTGCAAAGTTCAGCAACGAAGGGCCTTTCATTGTGTTTGAAGTCACGGCAAATGCCTTTCTTCTGCATATGGTGCGCAACTTCGTGGGAAGCTTAATGGCGGTAGGATTTGGTCAGCGAGAACCGGCTTGGATTGGTGAACTAATTGCGTTGAAAGATCGTAACAAAGCTGGAGTGACTGCAAAGCCGGAAGGCTTGTATTTGGTGGATGTGGAATATCCGAGTTGGGTCAGCTTACCACGTGGCCCCATTGGACCTTTCCACCTTCGCTAG
- a CDS encoding phosphoribosylanthranilate isomerase, with product MRTLIKICGITSVEDAIAARESGADAIGLVFYAQSTRAVDPSQAAEICQRVGPFITTVGLFVNEDPSVIRELMRQVPLQLLQFHGDETPEFCEQFGRPYLKAVRVQSSEDVQQAFADHPKAVGILLDAYVKGVAGGTGQRFNWSLIPEKLRSKCILAGGLSPENVSEAVQSVRPLGVDVSGGVESSPGVKDPEAMTRFCRASELLK from the coding sequence ATGCGCACGCTGATAAAAATATGTGGAATTACCTCAGTTGAAGATGCTATCGCGGCTCGAGAGAGCGGTGCAGATGCCATTGGCCTCGTGTTTTATGCGCAAAGTACTCGGGCAGTTGACCCATCCCAGGCTGCAGAGATCTGTCAGCGCGTAGGGCCTTTTATCACCACGGTAGGGCTGTTCGTGAATGAAGATCCCTCAGTGATCCGCGAGCTAATGCGCCAAGTTCCGTTACAGTTGCTTCAGTTCCACGGTGACGAGACACCGGAGTTCTGTGAACAGTTCGGCCGTCCGTACCTTAAGGCTGTAAGAGTGCAATCTTCGGAGGACGTTCAGCAAGCCTTCGCAGATCATCCCAAGGCGGTAGGGATTCTTCTTGATGCCTATGTTAAGGGGGTAGCGGGCGGTACCGGGCAGCGTTTCAACTGGTCACTTATTCCCGAAAAGCTGAGATCTAAATGTATTCTTGCCGGTGGTTTGTCACCCGAAAATGTGTCAGAAGCCGTACAGAGCGTCCGCCCCTTAGGTGTGGATGTGAGTGGTGGCGTTGAGTCGTCACCGGGGGTGAAAGACCCTGAAGCCATGACTCGTTTTTGTAGAGCGAGTGAATTACTAAAGTGA
- the trpB gene encoding tryptophan synthase subunit beta, translating to MSDLSLQQIAAAPDEQGRFGQFGGRFVSETLIQALDELRDTYEKLSKDPEFWAEFDRDLAHYVGRPSPLYHAERWSNEVGGAQIYLKREDLNHTGAHKINNTIGQALLAKHMGKPRIIAETGAGQHGVASATVAARLGLECHVFMGSEDIQRQALNVYRMKLLGANVISVESGSKTLKDAMNEAMRDWVTNVDDTYYIIGTAAGPHPYPKLVRDFQAIIGRETRRQSLAQIGKLPDALVACVGGGSNAIGMFYPFIEDEGVEMYGVEAGGDGVETGRHAAPLSAGIPGVLHGNRTYLMEDEDGQIIETHSVSAGLDYPGVGPEHSWLKDVGRANYVAINDDEALVAFRKLTRTEGIMPALESAHAIAYAEKLAATMTPDQSIVVNLSGRGDKDILTVAAIDGISVEGQS from the coding sequence TTGTCAGACCTGTCGTTACAGCAAATTGCTGCCGCCCCCGATGAGCAGGGGCGTTTTGGTCAGTTCGGAGGCCGCTTCGTTTCAGAGACCCTGATTCAAGCGCTTGACGAATTGCGAGATACCTATGAAAAATTATCCAAAGACCCGGAGTTTTGGGCCGAGTTTGATCGCGATTTAGCGCATTACGTGGGGCGTCCTTCACCGCTTTACCATGCCGAGCGATGGTCGAACGAGGTGGGTGGGGCACAAATCTATCTCAAACGCGAAGACCTTAACCATACGGGTGCGCACAAGATCAACAACACCATTGGTCAAGCCTTGCTTGCCAAGCACATGGGTAAGCCGCGGATTATTGCCGAGACCGGAGCCGGTCAGCACGGGGTGGCCTCGGCCACCGTTGCCGCCCGTTTAGGTTTAGAGTGTCATGTATTCATGGGTTCGGAAGATATTCAGCGCCAGGCGCTTAATGTGTATCGTATGAAGCTTTTGGGTGCGAATGTGATTAGCGTAGAAAGCGGCTCGAAAACCCTTAAGGACGCGATGAACGAAGCCATGCGTGATTGGGTAACTAATGTTGATGATACCTACTACATCATTGGCACCGCGGCAGGTCCGCACCCCTACCCGAAACTAGTGCGTGATTTTCAGGCCATTATTGGGCGTGAGACTCGCCGTCAGTCGCTAGCGCAAATTGGCAAGCTGCCGGATGCGCTGGTAGCGTGCGTAGGCGGTGGCTCTAATGCCATTGGTATGTTCTATCCCTTCATTGAAGACGAAGGCGTTGAAATGTACGGTGTTGAGGCTGGTGGTGACGGAGTTGAAACCGGTCGTCATGCGGCGCCGCTGTCAGCGGGTATCCCCGGTGTTTTGCACGGTAATCGCACCTACCTTATGGAGGACGAGGATGGTCAGATCATTGAGACGCATTCTGTCTCGGCAGGGTTGGATTATCCTGGCGTGGGTCCAGAGCACAGCTGGTTGAAGGATGTTGGGAGAGCCAACTACGTGGCGATCAATGATGACGAAGCGCTGGTAGCATTCCGTAAACTCACGCGTACCGAAGGTATTATGCCTGCGCTTGAGTCGGCACACGCTATCGCCTACGCCGAGAAGTTGGCGGCCACGATGACCCCTGATCAAAGCATTGTGGTGAACTTATCTGGTAGAGGCGACAAGGATATCCTTACGGTGGCCGCGATTGATGGAATTTCCGTGGAGGGGCAGTCATGA
- the trpA gene encoding tryptophan synthase subunit alpha, with amino-acid sequence MSRIAGVLADLKAQGKKALIPYIVAGDPAIDATVPLMHKMVAQGATIIELGVPFSDPMAEGPTIALGHERALANKVSLRKVLAMVAEFRQSDPITPVVLMGYANPVERMGYETFAKAASEAGVDGVLTVDLPPEEAVEPNAIFKAHELDTIFLVSPTTEDERAKSILSLASGYVYCVSLKGVTGAGNLDIAAVAERLAQLREYSDLPLCVGFGIKDAESAKAIASVADGAVVGSVLVNACAQHAGSSIEDLSDALGHIIGEMHRAFD; translated from the coding sequence ATGAGTCGAATTGCGGGTGTTCTCGCTGACTTAAAAGCTCAGGGAAAGAAGGCGCTTATTCCCTATATTGTTGCCGGTGATCCTGCCATTGATGCGACAGTTCCGCTGATGCACAAGATGGTTGCTCAAGGGGCGACAATTATTGAGCTAGGTGTTCCTTTCTCGGATCCAATGGCTGAAGGGCCTACTATCGCACTGGGTCATGAGCGGGCGCTGGCCAATAAGGTTAGCTTGCGTAAAGTACTGGCGATGGTAGCGGAGTTCCGCCAAAGCGATCCGATAACCCCAGTAGTGCTTATGGGTTATGCTAATCCGGTGGAAAGGATGGGTTACGAGACCTTTGCTAAGGCCGCGAGTGAAGCGGGGGTTGATGGTGTGCTCACCGTGGATTTACCGCCGGAAGAGGCGGTGGAACCCAACGCAATCTTTAAGGCGCATGAACTCGATACTATTTTTTTAGTGTCTCCCACTACTGAAGATGAGCGCGCTAAGTCTATCCTGTCGCTCGCCTCGGGTTACGTTTATTGCGTTTCCTTAAAAGGGGTTACTGGCGCCGGGAACTTAGACATTGCTGCAGTCGCTGAACGCTTGGCTCAGTTGCGTGAATACAGTGATTTACCACTGTGTGTTGGTTTTGGTATTAAAGATGCTGAATCAGCTAAAGCGATTGCCAGCGTTGCCGATGGCGCAGTAGTAGGAAGTGTGTTGGTAAATGCGTGTGCTCAACATGCAGGCTCATCAATTGAAGACCTGAGTGATGCACTTGGTCACATAATTGGTGAAATGCACCGAGCATTCGATTAA
- the accD gene encoding acetyl-CoA carboxylase, carboxyltransferase subunit beta — translation MSWLDKIVPAVRGKDDREAANIPEGLWKKCPKCEAVLYRPELERNLDVCPKCEHHMRVGARARLDIFLDTEWREEIEPELETKDRLKFKDVKKYKDRLSAAQKQTGEKDAIVAMKGSVKGVPCVAVAFEFAFHGGSMGYAVGEKFTRAANVALAEGIPLVCFSATGGARMQEALISLMQMAKTSAVIERMKTQGIPYISVMTDPVYGGVSASLALLGDLNIAEPGSRAGFAGPSIIEQTIRQKLPKGFQRAEFLLEHGAIDMIVHRAEMRDKLAGILSKLTHREEPSA, via the coding sequence ATGAGTTGGTTAGACAAAATTGTCCCTGCAGTGCGTGGTAAAGATGACCGCGAAGCTGCCAATATTCCGGAAGGCTTGTGGAAGAAGTGTCCCAAGTGTGAAGCGGTATTATACCGCCCAGAACTCGAACGTAATTTGGATGTGTGCCCAAAGTGTGAGCACCACATGCGCGTTGGAGCTCGTGCTCGGCTAGATATCTTCCTCGACACTGAGTGGCGTGAAGAGATTGAACCGGAGTTGGAAACCAAAGATCGCCTTAAGTTTAAGGACGTCAAAAAGTATAAAGACCGCCTGAGCGCAGCCCAAAAGCAAACCGGCGAGAAAGACGCCATTGTTGCCATGAAAGGTTCAGTGAAGGGCGTTCCATGTGTTGCGGTAGCGTTTGAGTTTGCTTTCCACGGTGGCTCAATGGGCTATGCCGTAGGTGAGAAATTTACGCGTGCGGCAAACGTTGCTCTGGCTGAAGGTATTCCTCTTGTGTGCTTCTCGGCCACCGGTGGGGCGCGAATGCAGGAAGCGTTAATTTCCTTGATGCAGATGGCTAAAACCTCGGCAGTCATTGAGCGCATGAAGACTCAAGGTATCCCCTATATCAGTGTGATGACAGATCCCGTTTACGGCGGTGTCTCCGCATCGCTGGCGCTGTTGGGTGACCTCAATATTGCGGAGCCTGGATCGCGTGCTGGTTTCGCTGGGCCTTCAATCATTGAACAAACCATCCGCCAAAAGCTGCCCAAAGGTTTCCAGCGAGCAGAGTTCCTTTTGGAGCATGGCGCTATTGATATGATTGTTCATCGCGCAGAGATGCGTGACAAGTTGGCTGGAATCCTATCCAAGCTAACTCACCGAGAGGAGCCTTCGGCTTAA
- the folC gene encoding bifunctional tetrahydrofolate synthase/dihydrofolate synthase → MTAKMTLPEWLLTLEQRHHTAIDMGLSRVRQVAERMGLTRPHGTVITVAGTNGKGSCVRTLETLLRDQGFSTGAYTSPHLLKYNERVRLNALDASDEALVAAFDAVEAARGDIGLSYFEAGTLAAFWLFDQLRVDFWLLEVGLGGRLDAVNILDADIAVVTSIAVDHEAWLGSDRSQIAREKMGVSRPARPLFVAEQDPPEGMREHAELLCTEAYFVGQEFSFQIEGPSLSLSLPARDGSRLTLSGLAIPELPLPSVAAALAVCHWLGLLPQDRRLDKLLSELNLAGRLQRIEAGGRIWLLDVGHNPAAAAYLIQRKALQRVKRLVLGMVHDKDVSATLKVFEPHFDHWYFATPNAHGREANAEELQRLIANTHESQAFASVKDAMQSALDESRHGDTILVAGSFYTVGDALNWLATIS, encoded by the coding sequence ATGACGGCAAAGATGACGCTTCCCGAGTGGTTACTGACGCTCGAACAGCGTCATCATACCGCTATTGATATGGGTTTAAGCCGCGTTCGCCAAGTGGCCGAGCGTATGGGCTTAACCCGTCCCCACGGAACGGTAATCACCGTTGCGGGTACCAATGGTAAGGGTTCATGCGTTCGAACGCTTGAGACTTTGCTACGTGACCAAGGTTTTAGTACCGGCGCGTACACCTCCCCACACCTTCTTAAATACAATGAACGTGTTCGCCTGAACGCGCTTGACGCCTCTGATGAAGCTTTAGTTGCAGCTTTTGATGCGGTGGAAGCGGCGCGCGGCGACATTGGCTTGAGCTATTTTGAAGCCGGCACTTTAGCGGCCTTTTGGCTATTTGATCAACTTCGCGTTGACTTTTGGCTACTCGAAGTAGGCTTGGGCGGGCGCCTTGATGCCGTTAACATCCTGGACGCCGATATCGCTGTGGTGACCTCCATAGCCGTTGATCATGAAGCTTGGTTGGGTTCCGATCGGAGTCAGATTGCCCGCGAGAAAATGGGGGTGTCTCGTCCAGCTCGGCCACTTTTTGTAGCGGAACAGGACCCGCCTGAGGGGATGCGCGAACATGCCGAGCTGCTCTGCACAGAAGCTTATTTTGTTGGTCAGGAATTTAGCTTTCAGATTGAAGGTCCGTCACTATCACTTAGTTTGCCTGCACGAGACGGATCGCGCCTAACGTTGAGCGGCCTAGCCATTCCAGAGCTACCACTACCCTCGGTGGCAGCGGCGCTGGCTGTATGTCATTGGTTGGGACTGTTGCCCCAGGATAGACGCTTAGATAAGTTGCTCAGCGAGCTCAATTTGGCGGGACGCCTGCAGCGTATCGAAGCGGGCGGACGAATCTGGCTATTAGATGTGGGTCATAATCCGGCGGCGGCGGCCTATCTCATCCAGCGTAAAGCACTGCAGCGTGTAAAACGATTGGTGCTTGGGATGGTCCATGACAAAGATGTCAGCGCTACCTTAAAAGTCTTTGAGCCGCATTTTGATCACTGGTATTTCGCGACGCCGAATGCCCATGGTCGTGAGGCCAATGCGGAAGAATTACAGCGTTTAATCGCAAACACGCATGAAAGTCAAGCATTTGCCAGTGTGAAGGATGCCATGCAATCTGCATTGGATGAAAGCCGTCATGGGGATACAATACTTGTGGCTGGCTCGTTTTACACGGTCGGTGACGCATTAAATTGGTTGGCAACCATCAGCTAG
- a CDS encoding SPOR domain-containing protein translates to MKKSKRKLGFKLVFLLAIGVILLPALWERFQLEQTQGSLVIPPPPLDYRDLARDIPIIPSPDSEDYFNSLYLLDESRVVESDEVSIDDLGDQLPRAWVVYVEEFREAADAHALEQLLRERDLNAFVTPNRNAPGPYRVMIGPMIVFERVVEVRNVLSTDLGLATSIMKFKP, encoded by the coding sequence ATGAAAAAGTCAAAGCGTAAGTTAGGCTTTAAACTCGTTTTTCTCCTCGCAATAGGCGTCATTCTGCTACCTGCGCTTTGGGAACGTTTCCAGCTGGAACAGACTCAAGGGTCGTTGGTAATTCCACCGCCACCGCTTGATTATCGAGATCTAGCGCGCGATATCCCTATTATCCCCAGTCCAGACAGTGAAGACTATTTCAATAGTCTCTACCTACTTGATGAAAGTCGGGTGGTGGAGTCTGACGAGGTGAGTATTGATGACCTCGGAGATCAGCTACCGCGCGCTTGGGTTGTCTATGTCGAAGAATTTCGCGAAGCAGCCGATGCGCATGCTTTAGAGCAGCTACTTCGGGAGCGCGACCTCAACGCTTTTGTCACCCCGAATCGCAATGCGCCAGGCCCCTATCGTGTGATGATAGGGCCCATGATTGTATTTGAACGTGTTGTGGAAGTGCGAAATGTCCTGAGTACCGATTTGGGACTGGCAACTTCCATCATGAAATTTAAACCTTAG
- a CDS encoding CvpA family protein: MMTVDWIIVGLIGFSALIGAYRGFVKEAMSLVGWFASFVLAMTFADQLAPMFTGIEAGSVRYLAAFGAIFVLSLVAVALINGLLSLLIEATGLSGTDRVLGAVFGFARGLIFILAAVVFLPGLVPVDQDGWWQSSSLIPEFQQFEGWARDIFQQFYSWLQSLMGRS, translated from the coding sequence ATGATGACAGTAGATTGGATAATCGTTGGTCTGATTGGTTTCTCCGCCTTGATTGGCGCCTACCGAGGTTTCGTTAAAGAAGCTATGAGTTTGGTAGGCTGGTTTGCATCCTTTGTTTTGGCAATGACCTTTGCCGATCAACTAGCACCTATGTTCACTGGGATCGAAGCGGGATCAGTTCGATATCTTGCCGCTTTCGGCGCCATCTTTGTGTTGAGTCTTGTAGCGGTTGCGCTCATAAATGGCCTGCTGTCGTTACTCATTGAAGCGACAGGTCTCTCTGGGACAGATCGGGTCTTGGGAGCGGTGTTCGGTTTTGCCAGAGGTCTTATTTTTATTCTAGCGGCGGTTGTTTTCCTACCAGGCTTGGTGCCAGTGGACCAAGACGGTTGGTGGCAGAGTTCGTCACTTATTCCAGAGTTCCAACAATTTGAAGGTTGGGCTCGTGATATTTTTCAGCAATTTTATTCTTGGCTGCAAAGCCTAATGGGGAGAAGTTAA
- the purF gene encoding amidophosphoribosyltransferase, producing MCGIVGIIGQSPVNTQIYDALTLLQHRGQDAAGIMTSSRGKFQLQKANGLVKDVFRTRHMKRLEGNIGIGHVRYPTAGSSSPALAQPFYVNSPYGIGMAHNGNLTNTSELAEDLFRTDLRHLNTDSDSEVLLNVFAHELGDLKKLRPTPDDVFTALTALYKRCRGAYAATGMISGFGIFAFRDPNGIRPLVYGKREADNGSIEYMVASESVALDVLGFELVRDVRPGEALVITESGKLYTKQCAENSTLTPCIFEHVYFARPDSVMDDVVVYKARRRMGERLAEKIKREWADHDIDVVIPIPDTSRVSGLAMAQTLGVKYCEGLVKNRYIGRTFIMPGQAQRKKSVRQKLNCVSLEFEGRNVMLVDDSIVRGTTSRQIIQMAREAGAKKVYLASAAPAVKFPNVYGIDMPSAEELIASGRTVEQVEREIGADKLVYQDLDDLIACVDGINPDIKEFECSVFSGEYVTGDVDAEYLLRLDAARNDAAKKSDGNKKEEDEDEAVVGIHNEVD from the coding sequence ATGTGTGGCATTGTTGGTATTATTGGCCAGAGCCCCGTCAACACGCAGATCTATGACGCGCTAACGCTGTTACAGCACCGTGGCCAGGATGCCGCTGGTATCATGACTAGTTCACGTGGCAAGTTTCAGCTGCAGAAGGCTAATGGGCTTGTGAAGGATGTTTTTCGCACCCGTCATATGAAGCGCCTAGAGGGTAATATTGGTATTGGTCACGTCCGCTATCCCACCGCAGGTTCTTCCTCTCCGGCATTAGCTCAGCCATTCTACGTTAACTCACCCTACGGTATTGGTATGGCCCACAACGGCAACCTGACGAATACGTCGGAGTTGGCGGAAGATTTGTTTCGAACTGACCTGCGTCACCTCAACACCGACTCTGACTCCGAGGTGTTGCTTAATGTTTTTGCTCACGAATTGGGTGATCTAAAGAAGCTGCGCCCAACTCCTGATGATGTCTTTACCGCCTTAACGGCACTCTACAAACGTTGCCGTGGCGCCTATGCTGCAACGGGTATGATTAGTGGTTTCGGTATTTTTGCTTTTCGTGATCCCAATGGAATTCGTCCGCTAGTATATGGCAAACGCGAAGCCGATAACGGAAGTATTGAGTATATGGTTGCCTCCGAAAGCGTGGCGCTAGATGTACTTGGTTTTGAACTCGTTCGTGATGTTCGCCCAGGTGAAGCACTGGTGATTACTGAATCGGGCAAACTATACACTAAGCAATGTGCTGAGAATTCAACGCTCACGCCGTGTATTTTTGAACACGTCTATTTCGCCCGTCCCGATTCTGTGATGGACGATGTGGTGGTGTATAAAGCTCGTCGTAGAATGGGTGAACGTTTGGCTGAGAAGATCAAACGCGAGTGGGCGGATCACGATATCGATGTGGTTATTCCTATTCCTGATACGTCTCGAGTTTCGGGTTTAGCCATGGCGCAAACCTTAGGTGTTAAATATTGCGAAGGTTTGGTCAAGAACCGCTATATTGGTCGTACTTTTATTATGCCAGGTCAGGCTCAGCGTAAGAAATCAGTGCGTCAGAAACTGAACTGTGTATCGCTGGAGTTTGAAGGTCGCAATGTGATGCTGGTGGACGATTCCATTGTCCGAGGTACAACTAGTCGACAAATTATTCAAATGGCACGTGAAGCCGGTGCGAAGAAAGTCTATCTTGCTTCAGCTGCCCCAGCCGTTAAGTTTCCTAACGTGTACGGTATTGATATGCCTAGCGCGGAGGAACTTATCGCTTCGGGACGAACCGTAGAGCAGGTTGAGCGCGAAATTGGTGCCGACAAGCTGGTGTATCAGGACCTTGATGATTTAATCGCCTGCGTCGACGGCATTAACCCAGACATCAAAGAGTTTGAGTGTTCGGTATTTAGTGGCGAATACGTCACGGGCGATGTTGATGCAGAATACTTGCTTCGCTTGGATGCCGCCCGTAATGATGCGGCAAAGAAAAGTGATGGCAATAAGAAAGAAGAAGATGAAGACGAAGCGGTAGTGGGTATTCACAACGAAGTCGACTAA